The window GCGCTCGAAGGCCACGCGCCCCTGGAAGCCCGTAGGCACAGGGGCATTCCGCAAGCCAAAAACCGGCAGCGCCGCGCCCAGAAGCCCCAGGCCGGCAAGTTTCAGGAAGTCACGGCGGCCGAGGCGAGAAGGCAAAGTGTCAAAAGAATCGGTTTCAAAAGGCATGATGTGGATGAGCGGCTACCACAACGCAGGAATACTTGACAGGGGAGCACCTGACACAGGAATATCTCAATAGTGAATGTGCACCGTGGTGCCCAGCGGCGCCCAGTTGAAAAGCCATTGGGCATCTGGCGTGCGCATGTTCACGCAGCCATGGCTCATCGGCACCCCAAAGTTGTGGTGCCAGTAGGTGCCGTGAATGCCGTAACCACGGTAAAAATACATCGTATAGGGCACGTTCGGCAGGTAATAACCCGGCCCGGTCATAAGGGTGGAAACATACTTGACATAGATGTGATAGGTGCCAGTCACAGTAGGATAGGCCGCCACGCCCGTAGAAACCACGAATTGCCGGATGAGTTGCGTGCCAACGTAGGCATACAGCCGCTGGCGCGAGAGGTTGACGTCGATCCACTTGTCGTGCGGCCCCACACCCGGCGGAAGCCCGCGGGCGCCAGAAGGCAGCAACACCGGCGGGGATGGCGGCGGTGGCGGGGGCGGAGGCGGTCGTCGCGTTGCAGTGGGGCGGGGTGTCGGCGATGGGATGGGCGTGGCCGTCGGCGTGGGAGTAGCGGTGGGAGTTGGCGTCGGGGTGGGGGTGTTGGTCGGCGTGGGGGTAATGGTGGGTTTGGCA is drawn from Chloroflexota bacterium and contains these coding sequences:
- a CDS encoding murein L,D-transpeptidase — encoded protein: MPSGARGLPPGVGPHDKWIDVNLSRQRLYAYVGTQLIRQFVVSTGVAAYPTVTGTYHIYVKYVSTLMTGPGYYLPNVPYTMYFYRGYGIHGTYWHHNFGVPMSHGCVNMRTPDAQWLFNWAPLGTTVHIHY